GGCGCGAAGAACAACACCACCAGCCACTCCGGCAGCCCGGCGGAGCGCAGGCGCTTGAGCGTCATCCCGATGCCTACATAGATGAAGGGCAGCGAGAGCGCCAGCATGGTGAGGAAGAACAGAGCTTCCTCTCGCGACAGCGAGGTGATGTGCAGCGCCTGTCCCGGCGGGACGTAGTAGTTGAAGATGCCCCACTGCTTGTGGAAGACCCAGGAGGCCACGATGCGGTCGAGGTTGTGCTTGATGGCGAATCCGACCAGGCCGACCAGGGTATAGGCGCCGCGATCGACTTTGCCTTCCCAGCGGAAAAGGTCAGCGGGTTTCATGCTGCGTTCCGAGCACCGTTGTACCCCGCATGCGCCGGGGGCGCAAGGATTCTCCGATTGAATGATTTTCGAAAGATTCGAAGAAATCGGCGAGCCAGAACGAGGCCTACTGCACGGAGGTACCGGGCATCGCTTCCAGTTTTTCGCGGACGGCTTGGTAGAAGGTCCAGATGTTGTCGGGCTCGCCTTCGGTGAGGCGGCGGTAGACCTTGATGGATGGGAAGAGCTTGGCGGTGCCGATGGTGAGCGTGAGGGTGGCGAACAGGGCGCCGGGATAGGTTTCCACGCTCCACTCGCCACCCCAGCGCCGGCGGACGACCTCGCCCAGGTAGCCGCCCCAAAGCTTGCACATCAACTCCATCTGGTCGGCGGGAGGAGCGAGCGCATCCGGCGAGGAAACGCCCGGCGGGCCGCCGCGCAGCTCGTCGTGCAGGCGGGCGAGGATGAACTCGACGCGCTCCAGGCTCTGCTCGCTGTAATCCAGCTCGACCTCGAACTCACGGGCGATATCCACGGCGCCCTGGGCAAAGTCCTGAGCCATATCGGCGATGGTGGCGTAGCTCATGGGCTCAGGAAGTGACCATTGAGGGATTGAACTGCGCCTTGGTACGAGCCAGGCCGGCCTGCAACTCGTGCTGGAAGGTTTCCTGCATGGCGGCAAGCGCGTCGGTGGGCGTGGCGTATTCGCCCTCCAGGCGGATGAGGCCGTCGGCGGCCAGAGGCGCGGCCAGTTGCAAGAGCTTTTCCACGGGATGGTTCACATAGCTGGCGTCGTGCGGGTCAGCGAGCCAGACCGTGGGAGCGCCCAGCCGAACGCCCAGCCAATACACCTTGCGGCGCAGCAAGCCGCGCACGTCTTCTTCTTTCTGCGCCGGGAAGCGGACAATCTTCTCGCGGAAAGAATAGTAGCGCGTCGAAACCTCGACCGGCTGCAGCTTGGCGGACTTGAGGAACTCGAGCTGGCCGTTGTCCACCGTCTTGCGGATGGCGTTGACGACCAGAGATTCCGCGTGAACGGGCTCGAGCGACGGCAGCTCTTCGGCCAAGGTAAGCGTCAGATTGGCGGAAGCCTGCGCCTTGAGACCGCTGCCGTCTTCCAGGTTCACCGCACCGTGCAGTACGTAGAAATCGGCGCCGGAGGTGGCGCGGTGGAACGGCCAGCGCAGCTCGATACGCAACGGAATCCCGTGGAGAGTGACGAACAGATTGGAGTGAGTACTGGACATGAAGGGGGTTAGATCCCGAGTTGTCAGGAACCACAGCAGAATAGCAAATTCCTTCAACGTGGGAGGTAGCGGTCTGCTAGAATGCGCGCTTCGTCGTCGGGGGCTGATGAGACGACCCGGCGAAACAGGTTTTCTTGTTGATTCCGCAGGGGTTAGCAGACAAGCGCAGCGCACCGTTCAATGCACAAGCCTGCCACTGAGCCGCGATTTCGCACCTTTCCGGGGTTTCTTGGTGGGAGGGAACGCAAGTGCTTGTAGCCTGAAGGATTAGTGACGCCGGAGGACTGTGTCCTCGGGCGTCAAAGTGTACCGGTGGGCGCACAAACTCGGTAGGGAGAAACGCACACGATGAAGCCGATCAAGTTCGTCGAGTTCGGGTTGACCACGGCCGCCAAGTGCGGCTGGAAAGTGTACGACTGGCTGAACCAGTACAACCCGAATCCCTCCTTCACCCCCCGGTGGTCGGAGAAGCCCATCCTGAAGTCCTATCAGAAGACCAAGCCGCCACTGGGCTGGCCGCGCACCACCGATTCACTGTGCCCGCGGTGCGTGCCGGAGATCCGGCAGCAGATCCTGGACGGCAAACTGCCGCACGAGGTGCTGCTCAACGAGCGCGTAGGCGAGATCAAGGCGCAGATCGTGGAGCGCGACGGCAAGATCTGGATGATCAAGGACTGCCCCAAGCACGGTCACTTCGAGGACATCATGTCCATCGATACCGCGTTCTATCGGCACCTGGAGGAGATGTTCCCGGGACGGGACATGCGCGCCCACGCCGACGAACACCTGCATCACCACGGTTCTTCCACCATCAAGCACGGGCGGGGCGCGGTGCTGACCGTGGACCTGACCAACCGCTGCAACATGATGTGCGACCCCTGCTTCATGGACGCCAACCAGGTGGGCTTTGTGCATGAGCTGACCTGGGAAGAGATCAAGACGGTGCTGGACAACGCCATCTCGCTGAAGCCCAAGCGGCAGATGTCGGTGCAGTTCTCGGGCGGCGAGCCCACGCTCTCGCCCTACTTCCTGGACGCGGTGCGGTACTCGCGCAAGGTGGGCTACAACAGCGTGCAGGCGGCCACCAATGGAATCGAGTTCGCCAAGAGTTACGAGTTCTGCGAGCAAGCGGCGGAAGCGGGTCTGCGCTATGCCTACCTGCAGTTCGACGGCATCGGCAACGGCGCCAATGCGCACCGCAAAGTGGGCAACCTGTTCGACGTGAAGCTGCGGGCCATCGAGAACCTGGTGAAGGCGGGAGTGGAGATCGTGCCCGTCACCACCATCATCAACGGCATCAACAACGAACAGGTGGGCAAGCTGGTGCAGTTCGGGCTGGAGAACCCGAAGGTCATCTCCTTCCTGTCGTTCCAGCCAGTCAGCTTTACCGGCCGCGACGAGGCCATTACCGACGAGCGGCGCATGGCGCAGCGCTACACCCTCAGCCACCTGGCGCACGACGTGAAGAACCAGACCGGGCTGGGCGAACCGGCCCGCGATTGGTTCCCCATCAGCTTTCTTTCCACCTTCTCCGACTGGGCCGACCTGGTGCACGGGCCGGAGGCGAGCTGGGGCCAGATGAGCTGCGGCTGCCACCCCAACTGCGGGGTGGGCATGGCGATCATGGTGGACAAGGAAACCAAGGAAGCCGCGCCGCTAACCTCATTCCTGAACGTGGACCAGTTGGCCAAGGACGTGGGCCGCATCACCGATGCCGGCCGCGGCCGTGGACTGTCGCTGCTGGGCATGGCGCTGGCGGTGATGCGCAACTACAACCCGTTCAAGACCACCACCCACTTCACCATCTTCGATCTGCTGATGAAGTTCGATAAGGGCTTCGGCGCCACCAAGAAGGCGCAGGCCGGCAGGAAGTACGGCAAAGTCACCGGCGAGCGCACGAAGGAGGATATCGAGCGGCGCCGCAAGGACCGCTGGAACATCCTGTTCGTGGCCGGCATGTGGTTCCAGGACCTGTTCAATTACGACTTCCGGCGCACCGAGCAGTGCATCATCCCGTACGCCACCCAGGAAGGCGAAATCAGCTTCTGTGCCTATAACACGGGCATCGGCTGGCGCAACATCATCGAGAAGATGCATATGACCGCCACCCTCACCCGCTGGTACG
This DNA window, taken from Terriglobales bacterium, encodes the following:
- a CDS encoding radical SAM protein; translation: MKPIKFVEFGLTTAAKCGWKVYDWLNQYNPNPSFTPRWSEKPILKSYQKTKPPLGWPRTTDSLCPRCVPEIRQQILDGKLPHEVLLNERVGEIKAQIVERDGKIWMIKDCPKHGHFEDIMSIDTAFYRHLEEMFPGRDMRAHADEHLHHHGSSTIKHGRGAVLTVDLTNRCNMMCDPCFMDANQVGFVHELTWEEIKTVLDNAISLKPKRQMSVQFSGGEPTLSPYFLDAVRYSRKVGYNSVQAATNGIEFAKSYEFCEQAAEAGLRYAYLQFDGIGNGANAHRKVGNLFDVKLRAIENLVKAGVEIVPVTTIINGINNEQVGKLVQFGLENPKVISFLSFQPVSFTGRDEAITDERRMAQRYTLSHLAHDVKNQTGLGEPARDWFPISFLSTFSDWADLVHGPEASWGQMSCGCHPNCGVGMAIMVDKETKEAAPLTSFLNVDQLAKDVGRITDAGRGRGLSLLGMALAVMRNYNPFKTTTHFTIFDLLMKFDKGFGATKKAQAGRKYGKVTGERTKEDIERRRKDRWNILFVAGMWFQDLFNYDFRRTEQCIIPYATQEGEISFCAYNTGIGWRNIIEKMHMTATLTRWYEEHGRHEIFAGGKKVNLETTEQQLLRLNQEHVNADEQHDLDRLGIAKNAREEKLRARAAKLHEEEENARMAKLYRQVVLKEQTPDTANFVPLNSLASTPAPAPAETIEEKEEVYGD